In Cryptomeria japonica chromosome 10, Sugi_1.0, whole genome shotgun sequence, a genomic segment contains:
- the LOC131041752 gene encoding probable glycosyltransferase At5g20260, protein MKEEGNNEVQWLRANNRHTCRIISPEEYKMQSRYLMLCKAEIVKNKDTIHSPCIKECDFSESKNPCSFVTIFPNRRTWSSLQMDTSFVQIEMPLSNILLLLDSYHPNLISFPGAFHSPFTVTQLNAYDRIPQAVINKTYHNVTETNVVQQPQKRSDNNSVEEVRRKRGVISKVEVELSRARAAILKAGHSHNGDAKHQTSGYVPSGGIYRNATMFQRSYGEMEKVFKIFVYREGERPLVHLGPCKDIYSIEGRFIDELELGNSILTSNPEEAHVYFLPFSVVMMVSHIYKPKTYDLTPMKRFVSDYIDVISKKYPFWNRSLGADHFILSCHDWAPETSMVNPYLYNNSIRVLCNANTSEGFNPSKDATLPEVMLKGSMKITMGGQSAQARSVLAFFAGGNHGRVRPLLIQHWKGIDKDIQVNEYLPKGLSYYDMMKSAKYCLCPSGYEVASPRIVEAIYSGCVPVIISDHYVLPFSDVLNWPAFSVQVPLSQIPNLKTILQSISVNRYIQMQRRVIQLRRHFTLNQPPKRYDMFNMILHSIWLRRLNVQLPLK, encoded by the exons ATGAAAGAGGAAGGCAACAATGAGGTGCAGTGGTTAAGAGCAAACAATAGGCATACATGCAGAATCATTTCACCTGAAGAATACAAAATGCAAAGCAGATACCTAATGTTGTGCAAAGCTGAGATTGTTAAAAACAAAGACACAATTCACTCACCGTGCATAAAGGAATGCGATTTCTCTGAAAGCAAAAATCCTTGCAGCTTTGTCACCATTTTTCCAAATCGAAGAACCTGGTCTTCCTTGCAAATGGACACCTCCTTTGTTCAAATCGAAATGCCGCtttcaaatat CCTTTTGCTGTTGGATTCGTATCATCCTAATCTGATTTCTTTCCCTGGGGCGTTTCATTCGCCCTTTACCGTTACACAATTGAATGCTTATGACCGAATTCCCCAGGCTGTCATTAACAAAACTTATCACAACGTAACGGAGACTAATGTAGTTCAACAGCCCCAAAAGCGATCGGATAACAACTCTGTTGAGGAAGTTCGG aggAAGAGAGGCGTGATTTCAAAGGTGGAAGTAGAGTTAAGTCGGGCAAGGGCTGCCATACTGAAAGCTGGCCACTCGCATAATGGAGATGCCAAGCACCAGACATCAGGGTACGTTCCCAGTGGCGGCATTTACAGAAACGCCACCATGTTCCAGCG gagttatggtgaaatggagaaaGTATTCAAGATATTTGTGTACAGAGAAGGAGAACGGCCTTTAGTTCACCTCGGGCCGTGTAAGGACATATATTCCATAGAAGGAAGGTTCATTGACGAGCTTGAACTGGGGAACTCGATCCTCACATCGAATCCCGAGGAAGCTCACGTTTATTTCCTTCCCTTCAGTGTAGTAATGATGGTGAGCCACATTTACAAGCCAAAAACCTATGATTTAACGCCTATGAAACGGTTTGTGAGTGATTACATCGATGTGATTTCAAAAAAGTACCCCTTCTGGAACCGTAGCCTCGGAGCCGATCATTTCATCTTGTCCTGCCATGATTGG GCGCCAGAGACATCAATGGTAAATCCATATTTGTACAATAATTCCATTCGTGTTCTGTGCAATGCGAACACATCAGAGGGATTCAATCCCTCAAAAGATGCAACACTCCCAGAGGTGATGTTGAAAGGCTCAATGAAAATTACAATGGGCGGTCAATCTGCTCAGGCAAGATCTGTTCTTGCCTTCTTCGCAGGGGGAAATCATGGACGAGTGAGACCTTTACTGATTCAGCACTGGAAAGGCATAGACAAAGATATACAAGTGAACGAATATCTGCCAAAGGGATTATCATATTATGATATGATGAAGTCTGCCAAGTATTGCTTGTGCCCAAGCGGATACGAAGTGGCCAGCCCTCGGATTGTGGAGGCCATTTACAGTGGCTGTGTGCCAGTCATAATTTCTGACCATTATGTGCTTCCCTTCAGCGATGTCCTCAATTGGCCCGCCTTTTCTGTTCAAGTTCCACTCTCTCAAATACCTAATCTCAAAACAATCCTCCAATCCATCTCTGTAAATAGATATATCCAGATGCAGAGAAGAGTAATTCAACTCCGGAGACATTTTACACTCAATCAGCCTCCTAAACGTTACGATATGTTCaatatgattctccattccatatgGCTTAGGAGACTAAATGTTCAACTCCCTTTGAAATGA